Proteins encoded in a region of the Mercenaria mercenaria strain notata chromosome 1, MADL_Memer_1, whole genome shotgun sequence genome:
- the LOC128556985 gene encoding solute carrier family 23 member 1-like gives MEDKQSRMKTEVNRKRESDNKTKSGVLYTVQESPPWYLCILFGFQHFLTASGSLISLPILLSKFYCMDNDYNALSEIISTVFFVSGIVTLLQTTFGIRLPILQGVSASFLTPIISILNQPQWKCPYTEAREKYGANVTFTDVGLPAVGSTGHQEIWHKRIREVQGAIIVASLFQIVIGFTGVMGFALRFFGPLVITPTLVLVGLSLFQTGAVLASQQWWIALMTMLLITIFSQYLRKVEMPCFPCWNKRNETPLKLPVFTLFPVLMAMLISWGVCAILTATGVLPENPGEWGYAARTDRSLQVLRNADFFRFPYPGQWGLPTVTVASVFGVLAGVLAAMLESIGDYYACAKLSGAPPPPAHAIIRAILVEGFGCFLAGIWGTGQGTTSFGQNTGTIGITKVGSRIVVQIAACIMIVLGCFGKFGAVFASIPQPIVGGVFMVTFGMITGVGLSNLQYVNLNSPRNIYIVGLSIFFGLSLPVWMKGHPDAINTGSDVADQILSVLLGTNMFVGATVAFILDNTVPGTLEERGIIAWLQEGTTNTETIVNRKRVYGLPLIQKGLDNISALKYFPICPSFSKEKESTTQSSIEQKQSVSDMRDSDLSGVDNKTFDLDIDLDTRM, from the exons CATTTTCTGACAGCTTCTGGAAGTCTTATATCACTGCCCATTCTACTAAGCAAATTTTACTGTATGGATAATGACTACAATGCTCTCAGTGAAATAATCAGTACTGTCTTTTTTGTCTCTGGTATCGTAACACTCCTGCAAACTACGTTTGGTATCAG GTTACCAATACTACAGGGTGTGTCTGCAAGTTTTTTGACTCCAATTATTTCAATACTGAATCAGCCGCAGTGGAAATGTCCATACACAGAAGCGAGGGAAAAAT ATGGGGCAAATGTGACATTCACAGACGTAGGATTGCCAGCTGTTGGTAGTACTGGACATCAAGAAATCTGGCATAAACGAATTCGAGAG GTCCAAGGAGCTATAATAGTAGCGTCTTTGTTTCAAATCGTAATCGGCTTCACCGGTGTGATGGGTTTTGCTCTGCGTTTCTTCGGTCCTCTGGTTATAACACCGACACTGGTTTTGGTTGGTTTATCCCTTTTCCAAACTGGGGCTGTCCTGGCATCCCAACAATGGTGGATTGCTTTAAT GACAATGCTGCTCATTACCATATTTAGCCAGTATCTTAGGAAAGTCGAAATGCCTTGCTTTCCCTGCTGGAATAAGAGGAATGAAACACCTTTGAAGTTGCCGGTGTTTACATTGTTCCcg GTATTGATGGCGATGTTGATATCGTGGGGAGTATGTGCTATATTAACAGCGACAGGGGTTCTACCAGAAAACCCCGGGGAATGGGGCTACGCTGCCAGGACTGATAGAAGTTTACAAGTTTTGAGAAACGCTGATTTTTTTAGGTTCCCATATCCAG GTCAATGGGGCTTACCAACAGTTACCGTTGCAAGTGTATTTGGAGTCTTAGCAGGAGTTTTGGCAGCTATGTTGGAGTCCATTGGGGACTATTACGCATGCgcaaaattatctggagccccaCCTCCTCCAGCCCATGCAATAATCAGGGCCATTCTGGTAGAGGGATTCGGGTGTTTTCTTGCTGGAATATGGGGTACAGGACAAGGAACAACATCATTTGGACAGAATACTGGAACTATTGGTATCACTAAG GTCGGAAGCAGAATTGTTGTTCAGATTGCAGCCTGCATAATGATAGTACTTGGTTGTTTCGGGAAATTTGGGGCAGTATTTGCTTCTATACCACAGCCAATTGTTGGAGGAGTGTTTATGGTAACATTTG GTATGATAACAGGGGTAGGACTTTCCAATCTGCAGTATGTAAACTTGAATTCACCTCGGAATATCTACATTGTGGGTCTGTCTATATTCTTTGGTCTCAGTTTACCTGTCTGGATGAAGGGACACCCTGACGCCATTAACACAG GGAGCGATGTTGCAGACCAGATTCTGTCTGTGTTACTCGGTACAAACATGTTTGTTGGTGCTACTGTTGCCTTTATACTTGATAATACTGTTCCAG GTACACTTGAAGAGCGAGGTATCATCGCCTGGCTTCAAGAAGGTACTACAAACACAGAGACCATCGTGAATAGGAAAAGAGTGTATGGACTTCCACTGATACAGAAAGGACTTGATAATATTTctgctttaaaatattttccaatatgtccgtcattttcaaaagaaaaggaAAGTACAACTCAAAGTAGTATTGAACAAAAACAGTCCGTGTCAGACATGCGAGATTCCGATCTCAGTGGTGTTGACAATAAAACTTTTGATTTGGACATAGATCTTGATACACGAATGTGA